DNA from Abyssibacter profundi:
GCTCAAGCCCAGTCGGATCATAGGTGCTGGCGTAGTTGCTGACAGCCTGCTGCAACAACACTTCCGCCATGCTCATCAACCGCTTCGCAAGACCCATCTCAAGTTTGCGCAGTTGCTCGGCAGGCCGAGCCTCGCTGGACACGGCGGTACTGATGGCAAACGCGAAGCTGTCGCTCATCAGATTCATTGCACGCGCCACCAGCTCGGAATGCTGATCAGCGGCATCCTCGAGCACCTTGATCTCCGCATCCGCACGTGACGCAAAGCCACCGAACAACCGCATGGCGGCAGGGTAGTCCCCAAATCCCTCCCGCATCTGGCGGGCCTCGGCCATTAGCTTCCGGATGAGATCGGCATTGGTTTCGTCCGGCCTTCGATCCATGCCGGCCAGAAACTGCAGCATGTCGTCGTCGAGTCTGACCGAGGTGGGTGTCATTGAACTACGCTCGTATTCGTTTCAACTACGACTGTAGTCCGCTCGCCCTGGCCGCGCAAGCGTTCGCGTCCACAGCCAGGCGTCCCGTCCACCGAATCCACTGCTAACCTGCAACTACGAGATGTCGGCAAATAACCGGACACGACCATGAGTGAGAGACGACTATGACCGAACAAAAACGCGTCGGCCTCGGCGATATTGCCCGCGGGATGGTGCGCTGCGTGCCCGACACGCCATCCATCGCACGTGGGCTTTATCAGCTGGTGACGATTCGCCCGGGCAGCCAACATTCGATTGGCCGGGTCATCGAACACTGGGCCAACAAAACACCCAACGCACCGGCACTGCGTTTCGAGGGCCGCACCTGGTCGTACGGCGAGTTCAATGCCTGGGTGAATCGAATTGCCGCCGCGCTGGCTGCCGATGGTGTGACCGCCGGACAAACCGTTGCGGTGCTGATGGAAAACCGCCCCGAGGCGCTGGCCTGTGTTGCGGCGGCGCTCAAACTGGGCGCGGTGGCCGGCCTGCTCAATCACAATCAGCGTGGCGAGGTCCTACGCCACAGCATCGACCTGATCACGCCCAGCGCCATCATCATCAGCGCCGAGTGTGCCGAGACGATGGCATCGGCAGAGCTGGGGCCCGATTCGGCGAGCGACTGCCGCTGGTATTGGCACGGCGGCGACGACGCACAGCCTGCCCCGGACGGCTGGCAGGACATCGACCGGCTGGCCGGACGCCAGACCAGCCGCAACCCGGCGAGCACAGGAGCCGTGCAGGCCGACCAGCCCTGCTTCTACATCTTCACCTCGGGCACGACAGGGCTGCCCAAGGCATCAGTGATGACGCATTACCGCTGGCTGTCGGCCATGGGCGGAGTCGGCAATGCCACGCTGCGCCTGCATCGCGACGATGTGTTCTACGTCTGCTTGCCGCTGTACCACAACAACGCGCTCACGGTGTCCTGGAGCAGCGTGCTCGCCGCCGGCGCCTGCCTGGCACTGGACCGTAAATTCAGCGCCAGCCGGTTCTGGGACCGGATTCGCGATAACGGAGCCACCGCGTTCTGCTACATCGGCGAGCTGCTGCGCTATCTGTTAAACCAGCCGCCATCCGCAAGAGACCGTGACCACGCCGTGCGCCTGATTACCGGGAACGGACTCCGCCCCGAGATCTGGGCCGACTTCGAGCAGCGCTTTGGCATTGAGCGCATCTACGAGTTCTACGGCGCCAGCGAATCCAATATCGCGTTCATCAATGCATTTGGCGTCGACCGGACGGCGGGGTTTACGCCCATGGCCTTTGCGGTGGTGGCCTACGATACCGAAGCCGATGCACCGATCCGCCAGGGCAAGCGCCAGCGCATGCAACGCGTGGGCACGGGCGAGGTTGGCCTGCTGATCAGCAAGATCACCAAGCGCCGGCCCTTCGATGGCTATACCGACCCCAAGGCCAGCGAGCGCAAGCTGCTGCGCGATGTGTTCCGCAAGGGAGACTGCTGGTTGAATACCGGCGACCTGGTCCGGCGCCAGGGCCTGCGCCACATCCAATTCGTGGACCGCACCGGCGACACCTTCCGCTGGAAGGGCGAGAATGTGGCCACCGGCGAGGTCGAAGGTGTCCTCGCCAAGACACCGGGGGTCGAGCACGGCGTGGTCTACGGGGTGCAGGTCGCTGGCCATGACGGGCGCGCCGGCATGGCCGCCCTGACGCTGACGCCGGACACCCCGTTCGATGGTCAGGCGCTGGCCCGGCACCTGCTACAGGCCTTGCCCGCCTATGCCGTCCCGGTCTTCATCCGCCTGCGGGACGAGCAGGACACCACCGGCACGTTCAAGTACCGCAAGGTCGATCTGAAAGCCCAGGGCTTTGATCCGACCACGCTGCCCGACCCGGTCTACGTGCTACTGGATGCCGACTCGGGCTACCAGCGGCTCACCGAGCAGCTGGCGCAGGCCATCGTCAGCGGGGAGCAACGCCTGTGACACCCGTCAACCCGATGGACCTGGGCTTTCTGCTGCTGGAGCGGCGCAACCAGCCCATGCATGTAGGCGGCTTGATCCTGGCGCGCCCACCAGCCGATGCCGGCCCCGACTACGCGCAGACACTGCTTCGCGACATGCTCGCCTACCAGCAACCGGAGGCGCCGTTCAACCAACGCCTGCACCGCCGTGCCGGGGTCTGGTGCTGGACACGCGACGAGGAGTTCGACCTGGACTCGCATGTCTACCATTTGTCGCTGCCCGAACCCGGTCGCATCCGCGAACTGCTGGCCCTGGTCTCCAAACTGCACTCGGCGTTGCTGGATCGCAGCAAGCCCCTGTGGGAGGCCTATGTCATCGAGGGCGTGCAGGATGGGCGCATTGCCCTGTACATCAAGGTGCACCATGCGCTGGTCGACGGCGTGGCCGCGATGAAGCTGATGCAGCGCGTCACCTCAACCGACCCTGCTGCGACCGTGGTCGCACCCTGGGCGGTGCCGCCACGCATCCGGGACGCTGCGACACCGGAACGCAGCACCACCGCGCTCACTGCCCTTGCCGACGCGGCCTCGCAGTTCAGGCGCCACGCCGGCTCTGCCAAGACCGTGGCCACGGAAGTGTTGCGGTCCATCCGGGCGCGCAAGACCGACCCGGACTATGTCTCGGTGTTCCAGGCCCCCCGCAGCCTGTTCAACCAACGCATCTCGGGCAGTCGCCGGTTTGCTGCGCAGTCCTACGCCATGGCGAGAATTCGCGACGCCGCCGACCGCCACCAGGCCACGATTAATGACATCGTGCTCGCGATGTGCGGTTCGGCGCTGCGACGCTATCTGCTGGACCTGGGCGAGCTGCCGGACAAACCGCTGGTCGCGATGGTGCCGGTGTCCATGCGCCGCGATGACTCCGAGGGCGGCAACCAGGTCGCCATGATTCTCGCCAACCTGGCGACACACCTGGACGACCCCCTCGAGCGCCTGGATACGACGGTGCGCTCGGTCAACCAGAGCAAGCAGCGATTTTCCCGCTTGAGTCAGGGCGAAATCCTCGCGTACATGACCACCGTCATGGCGGCCCACGGCGCCAATATGGCCCTGGGGATTAATCCGGGCTGGCAGGCGTTCAATGTCATCATTTCCAACGTGCCGGGACCGCCCGAGCCGCTGTACTGGAACGGCGCGGCGGTCGAAGGGGTTTATCCGGTGTCCATTCCCATCGACGGCGCGGCGCTGAATATCACCCTCAACAGCTACGCCGACAGCCTGGAATTCGGCCTGATTGGCTGCCGACGCACACTGCCGCATATGCAGCGTTTGCTGGGCTATCTGGACGACGGTTTGAGCACGCTTGGCGCCTGAGTACGCCCTGGTTTCGACCGGCAGGCTTGCGACCGCTTGAACTTGTCACGCATCCTGCTTTCCAAGCAGCACGGCGCGCATCGACGCGCCGTGTGGGGTTTTCTGGCCCGCAGGGGGACTTGCAGACGCTGCTCGTCTGCGCGGGTGACATCAAGAGAGTTATCAGTGATTAAACACGTACTGCTAGGCGGTGCCGTCATCGGCATGTCCGCCTGTTCGCATTTTCAGGCGGTGGAAACCGCCGAATCACCGCAGCCGCAGGCACCATTGGCGTCCGGCGTAATCCACGCCCATTTCGACGACTCGGTCCAGCCGCAGGAAGACTTCTACCGCTGGGTCAACGGCACCTGGCTGGAAGAAACCGAAATTCCCGCCGATCGCTCCAACTACGGCGCATTCAGCGTGCTGGACGACCGTGCCGAACAGCAGCTGCGCAGCATCATTGAAACGGCCGCCGAGACGGACGCTGCACCCGGCTCGGACACCCAGAAGATCGGCGATTTCTACACCAGCTTCATGGACGTCGAAACCGTGAACGCCCTGGGCGCAAAACCCTTGGCAGAGGAGTTCGGCCGCATCGATGCGCTGACCTCCACCGACGAGCTGCCCGCGCTGATGGCCCACCATCAGCTGGTCAACATCGGCGGCATCTACGGCGCCTACATCTGGCAGGACGCCAAGCAGTCGGACCAGTACACGGTGTACTTCGTACAGTCCGGCACCGGCCTACCCGATCGCGATTACTACCTGGAAGACACCGAAGACTTTGCCCGGATTCGCAAGGCCTATCGTGCACATATCGAAAAGATGCTGACGCTGGCCGGTATCGAGGCACCGGCGACCAAGGCCGAGGCCATCTTCGATCTCGAGACCGAGCTGGCCCGCATGCAGTGGACCAAGGTCGATAGCCGGGACATCTCCAAGACCTACAACAAGGTCACGGTCGACGAGCTGGCGAAACTGACACCGAATTTCGACTGGGCCACCTTTCTCACCGAGATGGGTATCGAGCTCGATGCCGTTGTCGTCGCCCAGCCCAGCTTTTTCGAAGCCACCAGCGATCTGATCGCCAACACAGACCTGGCCACCTGGCAGGCCTATCTCAAGTGGCAGGTCATCGATGACTACGCCCCTTACCTGTCGCAGGAATTCGTCAACGGCGACTTCGATTTCTACGGCAAGACCCTGCGCGGCACACCGGAAATCCGTCCCCGGTGGAAGCGTGGCGTGGCCGTGGTGGAAGAATCGCTGGGCGAAGTCCTGGGACGCATCTACGTCGCCGAGCACTTTCCACCCATCGCCAAGGCACGCATGGAGCGCCTGGTCGACAACCTGCTGCTGGCCTACGAGCAGTCGATCAAGGAACTGGAGTGGATGACCGATGACACCAAGGCGGAGGCGCTGAAGAAGCTGGCGACCTTCAAGCCCAAGATCGGTTACCCCGACAAGTGGAAGGACTACTCGGCGCTGGAAGTCCGTGCCGACGACCTGTTCGGCAACATGGTGCGCTCCAACCTGGTGGAATCACGCCGTGAAATCGCCAAGCTGGGTGGCCCGGTCGACCCGGACGAATGGCACATGACCCCGCAGACCGTGAACGCCTACTACAACCCGGTCGCCAATGAGATCGTTTTCCCGGCTGCCATCCTGCAGCCGCCGTTCTTCAACCTCGAAGCCGAAGACGCGATCAACTACGGTGGCATCGGTGCCGTCATCGGGCACGAAATCGGTCATGGCTTTGACGATCAGGGCTCCAAATTCGATGGCGAGGGCAACCTCAACAACTGGTGGACCGACGCCGACCGCCAGGCCTTCGATGCCCTGGGCAAGCAGCTGATCGAGCAATACAACGCCTACGAGCCGATTCCTGGGTACAAGGTCAATGGCCAGCTCACGCTGGGCGAGAACATTGGCGATCTGGGCGGCCTGAGCATCGCCTACGAGGCCTATAAGCTGGCGCTAAACGGCCGGCCGGCACCGGTGCTGGACCGCTACACCGGCGAGCAGCGGCTGTTCATCGGCTGGGCGCAGGTCTGGGCTCGCAAGTACCGGGAAGAAGCACTGATCGAACGCATCAAGTCCGATCCGCACTCCCCCAGCGAGTACCGCGCCAACGGCACACTGGAGAATGTTCCAGCCTTCCATGAGGCCTTCAACACCCGTCCCGGTGACGGCATGTGGAAGGCACCGGAAGACCGCGTGCAAATCTGGTAACCCGCCGGCAACATCCAGCAACAAGGCCGGCATCATGCCGGCCTTGTTGTATGCGCCTGCCATACAACGGCGCCCCCTGCCCACTGCGGCACCCCATTGCAGCCAGCCCGACCCGGACACCCCATGACCCGACCCGCCACCCGATTTCGCCAGGTTCAACACGGCCTTGGCAATCTGCGAGACCGCATCCGCAATCCCGCCGCCCTGATCCAATCGGAGCACACGCCGTTTCAGGTGCTGCAACGCCAAGGCATCGTCCAGCTCCGGTGGTACCCGCCACTGGATGAGGCCAAAACGCGCCACCCAACCCCGGTCGTGATCGTGCCGCCATTGGCCGTGAACATGTCGATTTACGATCTATTCCCCAACCGCAGCCTGGTCCGTCATCTGCTGGAGCAAGGATTTCCGGTTTATTTGCTGGACTGGGGCCGTCCTGGCCCGGCCGAGGATCACTGGCAGTTGGCCACCTACATCACCAAGCTGCTGCCCGATCTGCTGGCTCGGGTGCGCACCCATGCGGGCACCCGGCAGCTCAGCCTGCATGGCTGGAGTTTTGGTGGCCTGTTTGCCTATGCCTATACCGCCTGGAGCGAGGATCCGGACATCCGCAATCTGGTGCTGGTCGGCGCCCCCTGCGACTACCACAACAACGGCATCGTCGGTCGTCAGCAACAACGGATTGGCCGACTGGTCCGCCGGGTGGGGCGCATCCGCCGGCTGCGTCCCCACGCCATGCCCCCGCGCGTGTTCCGCTCGCCCGGCTGGCTCAACAGTACGATGTACAAGCTGACCAGCCCGGTGGCGAGCCTGCGCCCCCACCTGGACCTGCTGCGCCGCCTGCAGGACCGTGACCGGGTCGCGGCCCACGCCACCAACTCGGCGTTCGTGGACGACATGGTCGCCTACCCCGGCGGCGTGGTGCAGGACGTGTTGCAACACCTGTGGTGCGACAACCTGCTGGCCGCCGGCCGACTCCCCATCGCCGGCAGCGATGCCCGTCTGGATCGCATCACCGCCAGCATCTTGCTGATCGCCGGCGAGGGCGACCCGGTGGTCACGCCCCAGTCCAGCCGCAGCTTGCTAGACCTGGTCGGCAGCCAGGACACCCAGGCTCTCGGCATTCCCGGCGGTCACATGTCCATCCTCGCCGGCACGCAAACCGCCACGGACACCTGGCCGGCAATCACCCAATGGCTGGCGGCGCGCAGCTAGGCCGACCGACGCCCCGGCCCGGCGGCGATACACTTCGCGTTCTCGATCTCGACGACCAGGGCTTTGCGTGTATCTGAACTGCGATCTGGGAGAAGGCTGCGGCGATGACGCCGACTTGATGCCGCTGATCGATCAGGCCAGCGTGGCCTGCGGAGGACATGCCGGCGATGCCGAATCGATGCGTGCCACCGTGGCGCTGGCTGCCCGGCATGGGGTCATGATCGGCGCGCATCCGTCCTACCCGGACCCTGCAGGCTTCGGACGTCAGTCCATGCAAATGAGCCAGGAGGCGCTGCAAGCCACGCTGCTCGAACAGCTGCGCGGCTTACGGGACATTGCCCAAGCGGCGGGCCAGTCCGTTCGATACTGCAAACCACACGGCGCGCTGTACCACGACATGCTGGATTGCGAACCCGTGGCCGAGGTGCTGGCCGACATCGCAGCCCGGCAGGCGCTGGCTCTGGTCGTTCCCGCCGGGTCGCCGGACAGTGCCATCGCGATCGCTGCCCGCCGGGCGGACGTATTGCTGTGGACCGAAGCATTCGCCGACCGGGGCTACGGCGACGATGGCCGCCTGCTGCCGCGCTCCGAGCCCGGCGCCCTGTTAAGCGCCGAGTCGGCGGCCGCACAGGTGCGCGCGCTGCTCGAGGGCTGGCTGGTCACGGCATCCGGTCGTCGAATCGCCATGCAGGCGGACACCCTCTGTGTTCATGGCGATACGCCGCAGGCCACCCGCATCGCCCAGGCCGTGCGCCAGGCGCTCGCAGCGTCGGCATGACCGCGGCAGTGCAGCTCGCCGGGCCGATTCGCGCGGCCGGTGACGGCGGACTGATTGCCGAACTCGTGGCCGCGCCCAATCCCGGTGCGGCACAGCCGGCCATCCACCGCGATCCCACACCCGCCGCTGTCCGCGCCGCGACCCACGCAGTCGCCGACGAGCTAACCGCCGCACTGGGCCGCGGCTTGATTGACCTGGTGCCTTCGAGCAACCGGCTGCTGGTGTTGTTCGACCCCGGTTCCGCCGCCCCAGCGACCGTGCGCCGGCTGCTGCGCGAGGCACTGGCCCCACCATTGGCGTGTATCGACGACACGGCACAAACCGTGACCCTGCCGGTGTACTACGGACCCGAAGTCGCCTGGGATTTAAGCGCTGTCGCGGCGGCGGCCGGGGTGACGCGGGAAACCGTCATCGACTGGCACAGCCAGGCCGACTACACCGTCCGGGCCATTGGCTTCGCGCCCGGCTTCGCCTATCTGGGCGGGCTGGACAGCCGACTGGCCCGGCCCCGACGCGCGACGCCGCGAGTGCGGGTACCAGCCGGCGCGGTGGCCATTGCCGAGCACCAGACCGCCATCTACCCGGCCGAGTCGCCCGGCGGCTGGCACGTACTGGGCCGGTGCCCGGTGGTCTTGTTTGACCCCGAGCGCAAGCCGCCCCTGCCATACGCGTTGGGCGACAAAGTGCGGTTCGAGCCCATCGATCGCGACCGCTTTCTGGCCCTGGGCGGCCAGATCGGTACCGGCGCATGAACGGCCTGCTCATCCGCGCCGCAGGCCCCCGGTCGCTCATCCAGGACCGGGGTCGCTTTGGCCACCACGGGCTGGGCATCACCACAGGCGGACCGCTGGACTGGATCGCATTGGATTGGGCCAATCGCCTGCTCGGCAACGCGGCCGATGCTGCAGCAGTCGAGATCACGCTGGGCCCGCTGGAATTGGAGGCCATGATCCCCACCACGCTGGTGGTCACCGGACCGGCCACGCTCAGCATCAACAATCGGACCCAACCGGCCTGGCAAGGCCATGCGGTGAGGCCTGGCGACCGCATTGCGGTGGGCGTCAAACCAGCGGGCCTTTGCGCGTATCTGGCGCTGGCCGGCGGCGTACAAAGCCGGCCCATGCTGGGCAGCCGGGCCTCGGTGACGCGCGAGGCCCTGGGCGGCCTGCACGGCCGGGACAGCGAGCCGCTGCAAACCGGTGACTTCCTACCCGTGAGCCCGGATACCGGCACGCCGATTCACGGCCTGCCCACCGCCCATCAGCCCATCTACAGCCAGTCGGTCACCCTGCGCATGCTGCCGGGCTTTCAGTGGCGCCAGTTCGGCCGGGCTGCACGGCGCAAGTTGGCGAGCGCGCACTTCACCGTCTCTGCGCAGTCCAGCCGCATGGGCCTGCGCCTGGATGGCCCAGCCATCGCCACACCGGAGCAGACCATCGACTCGGAAGGCGTTTGTACCGGCGCGATCCAGATCACGCCTGCTGGCCAGCCCATCGTGCTGCTACCCGACCGCCAGACCATGGGCGGCTATCCCAAACCGGGAGCGGTGATCACGGCAGACTGGCCCCGGTTGGGTCAGCTGCGCCCGGGTGCGCAGCTGCGCTTCCAGCCGGTGACGGCGAGCACGGCGCGGCGCGCCCTGGCCGAAATCCTGGAACCGATGTCGGCCTTTGAAGAGGCCGGTCATCGCGCGGACACCACGGACTGAGTCCCTGCCGGGCACAGCGTGCCCGCTACCAGGCGCCGGCCTGCTCCAGCTGGGCTGCAATCTGCTCGGCAATCTGCCGATAGCCGGCCGCGTTCGGGTGGATGCGATCCGACCGCAGCCCGCTTTGCGACAGCACATCGGCCATGACATCGTCGACCAGAACCAAATCGTATTCGTCCGCCAGTGATTCGTACTGCGGCGGCGCATCCAGGCCGATGAGCGCCGGCTCCGGCACGGCGATCAGCACCAACGGCAGCCCCCGCGCCTGAATCTCTTCGATCATCGCCGCCAGATGGCTGCGCATGGTCTGCAAACTGCCCTTGCGCAGCATGTCGTTGCCGCCCAGGCAGAGCAGGACCAGATCGGGGTCGACGGCCTCCAGCACGTCCGGCAGACGTTCGCGGCCTTCGGCCGTGGTCTCGCCCGGCACGCCGGCGTTGACCACGGTCCGCTGAGCCAGACGCTCCAGCACTGCGGGATAGCTCTGGTCGCGTTTGGCACCCGTGCCATAGGTCAGGCTATCGCCAAACGCGAGAATGACCGCGTCCTCGCCCAACCAGGGCAGCGTGGGCTGCGACCGCCCGCCGCAGCCGGTCAACAACACCACCAGCAGCATCCAAACCCAGACCGACCACGCCTTGCCCTGGGACCACTCCATGCTCAGCCTGTCGTCTCGGGCCGCTTCGGGCGTAGCGTGATCACCGTCGACACCAGATTGACCAGCACAATGGACACAACGAAGTAGTAGAGGCCCGACAGCAGCTGCGCCTCGGTGATGCCGTCCAGGCGCGCACTGACAATCAAAATGGCGATGACGAATACATCGAGCATCGACCACTTGCCCAACGCGCCCAGTACGCGCATGCCGAAACCATGCGGCCGCCCCAGCTGGATCAGCACCAGCAGCCAGACGTTCTTGACCACCGGGAACAGAATGGAAAACAACATCAACACGCTGCCAAGAAACGTCTCTCCGCTGCGCAGTAGGGTCATGGTGCCGCTCCACAGCGAGATCGTGTCGGAGAAGATCCAGAACTGCTCGAAGCGGATCATGGGCTGGGTCAGGCCCGCCACGAGCAGGCCCAGGGCCACCCAAAGCAGCAGCGCCAGCGGAATGCGGTAACGCCAGCGCAGAGGCGCCGGACTCATCGGCGCCTCTGCCAGCGGCATGTCACAGCAGCACCCGCCGATAGTCCGACAGCAGCTCGGTCAGGTAGACCACGAACCGGGCCGCGGCCGCGCCGTCGATGACGCGGTGATCGTAGGACAGTGACAGGGGCATCAGGGTCCGCGGCACGAATTCGCTGCCGTTCCAGACCGGCTTCACCTCGTTGCGGGACACGCCCAGAATGGCCACCTCCGGCGAATTGACAATCGGCGTGAACGCCGTGCCGCCAATGCCCCCCAGGCTGGAGATCGAGAACACGGCGCCCTGCATGTCACCGGGCCCCAGCTTGCCATCGCGCGCCTTCTTCGCCAGTTCGGCCGTCTCGGCAGCGATCTGGATCACGCCTTTCTGGTCCACGTTCTTGACCACGGGCACGACCAGCCCATGGGGCGTGTCGGCGGCGAACCCGATATGGCGGTAATGCTTCATGACCAGCGCGTTGCCGTCGGCCGTCAGCGAACTGGCGAACTCGGGGAACCGGTCGATGGCATGGCTCACCGCCTTGATCAGCAGCGGCAACATGGTGAGCTTGGCCGCGTGCTTGTCTTTCTCGGCCTGCCGGAACGCCTCCAGGTCGGTGACGTCGGCCTCGGCAAACTGGGTGACATGCGGGATGAGCAACCAGGACTTGTGCAAGTGCTTGGATGACAGCTTGCGAATCCGCGCCAGCTCCACGGTTTCCACGTCGCCGAACTTGCTGAAGTCCACATCCGGTTGCGGTGGCAGCCCCGAACCGGCGCTGACGGCCGCCTCGCTACTGGCACTCTTCATCACGCCCTTGACGTGGCTCTGGACATCTTCCTTGAGGATGCGCCCCTTGGGACCACTGCCCTTGACGCCCTGCAGGGTGACACCCAGCTCGCGCGCAAACTTGCGCACGGCCGGCGAGGCATGGGCC
Protein-coding regions in this window:
- a CDS encoding long-chain-acyl-CoA synthetase — protein: MTEQKRVGLGDIARGMVRCVPDTPSIARGLYQLVTIRPGSQHSIGRVIEHWANKTPNAPALRFEGRTWSYGEFNAWVNRIAAALAADGVTAGQTVAVLMENRPEALACVAAALKLGAVAGLLNHNQRGEVLRHSIDLITPSAIIISAECAETMASAELGPDSASDCRWYWHGGDDAQPAPDGWQDIDRLAGRQTSRNPASTGAVQADQPCFYIFTSGTTGLPKASVMTHYRWLSAMGGVGNATLRLHRDDVFYVCLPLYHNNALTVSWSSVLAAGACLALDRKFSASRFWDRIRDNGATAFCYIGELLRYLLNQPPSARDRDHAVRLITGNGLRPEIWADFEQRFGIERIYEFYGASESNIAFINAFGVDRTAGFTPMAFAVVAYDTEADAPIRQGKRQRMQRVGTGEVGLLISKITKRRPFDGYTDPKASERKLLRDVFRKGDCWLNTGDLVRRQGLRHIQFVDRTGDTFRWKGENVATGEVEGVLAKTPGVEHGVVYGVQVAGHDGRAGMAALTLTPDTPFDGQALARHLLQALPAYAVPVFIRLRDEQDTTGTFKYRKVDLKAQGFDPTTLPDPVYVLLDADSGYQRLTEQLAQAIVSGEQRL
- a CDS encoding M13 family metallopeptidase; this translates as MIKHVLLGGAVIGMSACSHFQAVETAESPQPQAPLASGVIHAHFDDSVQPQEDFYRWVNGTWLEETEIPADRSNYGAFSVLDDRAEQQLRSIIETAAETDAAPGSDTQKIGDFYTSFMDVETVNALGAKPLAEEFGRIDALTSTDELPALMAHHQLVNIGGIYGAYIWQDAKQSDQYTVYFVQSGTGLPDRDYYLEDTEDFARIRKAYRAHIEKMLTLAGIEAPATKAEAIFDLETELARMQWTKVDSRDISKTYNKVTVDELAKLTPNFDWATFLTEMGIELDAVVVAQPSFFEATSDLIANTDLATWQAYLKWQVIDDYAPYLSQEFVNGDFDFYGKTLRGTPEIRPRWKRGVAVVEESLGEVLGRIYVAEHFPPIAKARMERLVDNLLLAYEQSIKELEWMTDDTKAEALKKLATFKPKIGYPDKWKDYSALEVRADDLFGNMVRSNLVESRREIAKLGGPVDPDEWHMTPQTVNAYYNPVANEIVFPAAILQPPFFNLEAEDAINYGGIGAVIGHEIGHGFDDQGSKFDGEGNLNNWWTDADRQAFDALGKQLIEQYNAYEPIPGYKVNGQLTLGENIGDLGGLSIAYEAYKLALNGRPAPVLDRYTGEQRLFIGWAQVWARKYREEALIERIKSDPHSPSEYRANGTLENVPAFHEAFNTRPGDGMWKAPEDRVQIW
- a CDS encoding paraquat-inducible protein A, whose protein sequence is MSPAPLRWRYRIPLALLLWVALGLLVAGLTQPMIRFEQFWIFSDTISLWSGTMTLLRSGETFLGSVLMLFSILFPVVKNVWLLVLIQLGRPHGFGMRVLGALGKWSMLDVFVIAILIVSARLDGITEAQLLSGLYYFVVSIVLVNLVSTVITLRPKRPETTG
- a CDS encoding biotin-dependent carboxyltransferase family protein, producing MNGLLIRAAGPRSLIQDRGRFGHHGLGITTGGPLDWIALDWANRLLGNAADAAAVEITLGPLELEAMIPTTLVVTGPATLSINNRTQPAWQGHAVRPGDRIAVGVKPAGLCAYLALAGGVQSRPMLGSRASVTREALGGLHGRDSEPLQTGDFLPVSPDTGTPIHGLPTAHQPIYSQSVTLRMLPGFQWRQFGRAARRKLASAHFTVSAQSSRMGLRLDGPAIATPEQTIDSEGVCTGAIQITPAGQPIVLLPDRQTMGGYPKPGAVITADWPRLGQLRPGAQLRFQPVTASTARRALAEILEPMSAFEEAGHRADTTD
- the pxpB gene encoding 5-oxoprolinase subunit PxpB, which translates into the protein MTAAVQLAGPIRAAGDGGLIAELVAAPNPGAAQPAIHRDPTPAAVRAATHAVADELTAALGRGLIDLVPSSNRLLVLFDPGSAAPATVRRLLREALAPPLACIDDTAQTVTLPVYYGPEVAWDLSAVAAAAGVTRETVIDWHSQADYTVRAIGFAPGFAYLGGLDSRLARPRRATPRVRVPAGAVAIAEHQTAIYPAESPGGWHVLGRCPVVLFDPERKPPLPYALGDKVRFEPIDRDRFLALGGQIGTGA
- a CDS encoding arylesterase, whose amino-acid sequence is MEWSQGKAWSVWVWMLLVVLLTGCGGRSQPTLPWLGEDAVILAFGDSLTYGTGAKRDQSYPAVLERLAQRTVVNAGVPGETTAEGRERLPDVLEAVDPDLVLLCLGGNDMLRKGSLQTMRSHLAAMIEEIQARGLPLVLIAVPEPALIGLDAPPQYESLADEYDLVLVDDVMADVLSQSGLRSDRIHPNAAGYRQIAEQIAAQLEQAGAW
- a CDS encoding alpha/beta fold hydrolase, coding for MTRPATRFRQVQHGLGNLRDRIRNPAALIQSEHTPFQVLQRQGIVQLRWYPPLDEAKTRHPTPVVIVPPLAVNMSIYDLFPNRSLVRHLLEQGFPVYLLDWGRPGPAEDHWQLATYITKLLPDLLARVRTHAGTRQLSLHGWSFGGLFAYAYTAWSEDPDIRNLVLVGAPCDYHNNGIVGRQQQRIGRLVRRVGRIRRLRPHAMPPRVFRSPGWLNSTMYKLTSPVASLRPHLDLLRRLQDRDRVAAHATNSAFVDDMVAYPGGVVQDVLQHLWCDNLLAAGRLPIAGSDARLDRITASILLIAGEGDPVVTPQSSRSLLDLVGSQDTQALGIPGGHMSILAGTQTATDTWPAITQWLAARS
- a CDS encoding WS/DGAT/MGAT family O-acyltransferase; the encoded protein is MTPVNPMDLGFLLLERRNQPMHVGGLILARPPADAGPDYAQTLLRDMLAYQQPEAPFNQRLHRRAGVWCWTRDEEFDLDSHVYHLSLPEPGRIRELLALVSKLHSALLDRSKPLWEAYVIEGVQDGRIALYIKVHHALVDGVAAMKLMQRVTSTDPAATVVAPWAVPPRIRDAATPERSTTALTALADAASQFRRHAGSAKTVATEVLRSIRARKTDPDYVSVFQAPRSLFNQRISGSRRFAAQSYAMARIRDAADRHQATINDIVLAMCGSALRRYLLDLGELPDKPLVAMVPVSMRRDDSEGGNQVAMILANLATHLDDPLERLDTTVRSVNQSKQRFSRLSQGEILAYMTTVMAAHGANMALGINPGWQAFNVIISNVPGPPEPLYWNGAAVEGVYPVSIPIDGAALNITLNSYADSLEFGLIGCRRTLPHMQRLLGYLDDGLSTLGA
- the pxpA gene encoding 5-oxoprolinase subunit PxpA, encoding MYLNCDLGEGCGDDADLMPLIDQASVACGGHAGDAESMRATVALAARHGVMIGAHPSYPDPAGFGRQSMQMSQEALQATLLEQLRGLRDIAQAAGQSVRYCKPHGALYHDMLDCEPVAEVLADIAARQALALVVPAGSPDSAIAIAARRADVLLWTEAFADRGYGDDGRLLPRSEPGALLSAESAAAQVRALLEGWLVTASGRRIAMQADTLCVHGDTPQATRIAQAVRQALAASA